The proteins below come from a single Eucalyptus grandis isolate ANBG69807.140 chromosome 3, ASM1654582v1, whole genome shotgun sequence genomic window:
- the LOC104423745 gene encoding UPF0481 protein At3g47200, giving the protein MPPPGPNETDWIVQVNESLDLELPPSGQQQYWGKRSIYKVRSCIADLNRKAYQPQVVSFGPFHHGEEHLLPMEEHKRRALCRFLKRSGKRLEPFLDSLREVAQVLEESYDALDPTWKVGSSEGAADQFLKVMITDGCFMLEILRSETQVDGYAVNDPIFSDHGRLHIWPYIVRDMLMLENQLPLLVLDRLVTVEGGGEKGDEFINGLILDFCNPSGTLSNNIGKCLHVLDVYRKSLLFPKEKPEKKVKSNEVPPELCGETTWSATKLHEHGIRLRKSGTSGLEDVSFDSGVLRLPSIEVDDATESAFLNLIAFEHFHVGAGNEVTSYICLMDNIIDKGQDVTLLQAKGIIENHMESDEAAAKLFNSLANCVMLDGNSSLRDVINRVREYCKKRRHKWRANLIHTYFRNPWVILSLIAAVLLFALTIIQTVYSALSDNK; this is encoded by the exons ATGCCTCCTCCGGGCCCGAATGAGACAGACTGGATCGTCCAGGTCAATGAAAGCCTCGACCTCGAGCTCCCGCCTTCTGGCCAGCAACAGTACTGGGGGAAGCGATCCATCTACAAGGTCCGCTCCTGCATTGCTGACCTCAACCGCAAGGCCTACCAGCCGCAGGTTGTCTCCTTCGGCCCCTTCCACCACGGCGAGGAGCACCTACTCCCCATGGAGGAACACAAGCGCCGCGCGCTCTGTCGCTTCCTCAAGCGGTCCGGGAAGCGCCTCGAGCCCTTCCTCGATTCCCTGAGGGAGGTGGCGCAGGTCCTTGAGGAAAGCTACGATGCACTGGACCCAACGTGGAAGGTGGGCAGCAGCGAGGGAGCGGCGGACCAGTTCCTGAAGGTGATGATCACTGACGGCTGCTTCATGCTCGAGATCCTGAGGAGTGAGACACAGGTGGACGGCTATGCGGTCAACGACCCCATCTTCAGCGACCATGGGAGGCTCCACATATGGCCTTACATAGTGCGGGACATGCTGATGCTGGAGAATCAGCTACCATTGCTAGTGCTGGATCGGCTGGTCACCGTCGAGGGGGGCGGCGAGAAG GGTGACGAATTCATCAACGGTCTCATCCTCGACTTCTGCAACCCCTCCGGCACGCTCAGCAACAACATTGGCAAATGCCTACACGTCCTGGACGTCTATAGAAAGAGCCTGCTGTTCCCAAAGGAGAAGCCCGAGAAAAAGGTCAAGTCCAATGAGGTCCCACCCGAGCTGTGCGGGGAGACGACCTGGTCGGCCACCAAGCTCCACGAGCATGGGATCCGATTAAGGAAGAGCGGGACCAGCGGCCTCGAGGATGTCTCCTTTGACAGCGGAGTCCTGAGGCTCCCCTCGATCGAAGTGGACGACGCCACCGAGTCTGCATTCCTCAACCTTATCGCATTCGAGCACTTCCATGTCGGGGCCGGGAATGAGGTCACGTCCTACATCTGCCTCATGGACAACATCATTGATAAAGGGCAGGACGTCACACTGCTCCAAGCCAAGGGCATCATCGAGAATCACATGGAGAGCGATGAGGCGGCAGCCAAGCTGTTCAACTCTCTGGCCAACTGTGTGATGCTCGACGGCAACAGCAGTCTTCGAGACGTGATCAACAGGGTCAGAGAGTACTGCAAGAAGAGGAGGCACAAGTGGAGGGCTAATCTTATCCACACCTACTTCAGGAATCCTTGGGTTATATTGTCTCTCATCGCCGCCGTTCTCCTCTTCGCGCTCACCATAATTCAGACCGTATATTCTGCGCTCAGCGACAACAAATGA